The proteins below are encoded in one region of Juglans microcarpa x Juglans regia isolate MS1-56 chromosome 4D, Jm3101_v1.0, whole genome shotgun sequence:
- the LOC121259024 gene encoding cyclin-P3-1 produces MAFKSKAVESDEEIYASLGLEVDEYDQKGPSGIPRVILVVSSVLQRIIYRNEKSLKVSKKKDTVTIFHGLRAPNLSIQQYIERIFKYSSCSPSCFVYIYLERFTLRTNAYLTTLNAHRLLITTIMVAAKFMDDDCYDNAYYAKVGGVSTAEMNRLEMKFLFTIDFRLHVTTEDFRKYSLQLQKEGLGDY; encoded by the exons ATGGCCTTCAAAAGCAAGGCTGTTGAATCAGATGAAGAGATTTATGCATCTCTAGGACTAGAGGTGGATGAATATGATCAAAAGGGTCCTTCAGGAATTCCCCGAGTTATTTTAGTTGTTTCTTCTGTTCTGCAGAGAATCATTTACAGAAACGAGAAATCATTAAAGGTATCAAAGAAGAAGGATACAGTAACCATCTTCCATGGTTTGAGAGCACCAAACTTAAGCATTCAACAGTATATTGAACGCATTTTCAAGTACAGTAGCTGCAGCCCTTCTTGCTTTGTCTACATATACCTCGAAAGATTCACTCTACGCACCAACGCTTATCTTACAACCCTCAACGCTCACCGGCTTCTGATCACAACAATCATGGTTGCTGCAAAGTTCATGGATGATGA CTGTTACGACAATGCCTACTATGCCAAAGTGGGAGGAGTGAGCACAGCAGAAATGAACAGGTTGGAGATGAAGTTCTTGTTCACTATAGATTTCAGACTCCATGTAACTACAGAAGACTTTCGGAAATACTCTCTGCAGCTTCAAAAGGAAGGCCTTGGAGACTACTGA